The proteins below come from a single Mya arenaria isolate MELC-2E11 chromosome 8, ASM2691426v1 genomic window:
- the LOC128244597 gene encoding craniofacial development protein 1-like translates to MSDEEDFPDSTDDEDYVPSDGEAVSEEEHSGDEENLDALKEDGVTLTSGRRRKTSKKKAALSGVRKRKGGIQLEGETEVAEEEKNTELEQQIKAEQEAKKVEQEKKKSEDLWASFMSDVGKRPEKKTAPAPSGSLASTLTKKQSTPSKSETPPSDPTTSTPASSTVTQATTKSTITVTKVYDFAGEAVKVTKELDVNSKEGQAELKKQQSATLDTSTGVSSTSKPGVASLASTSSLLSGGVKRPGAGGLGGVLAKINKKPKMGTLEKSKLDWEDFKQKEGIEEELAIHNRGKQSYIERMKFLQRSDQRQFEIEKSLRLGSTSKR, encoded by the exons ATGTCTGACGAAGAGGATTTTCCAGATTCCACTGATGATGAAGATTATGTTCCCTCGG ATGGAGAGGCTGTGTCAGAAGAAGAGCATTCAGGGGACGAGGAAAATCTTGATGCCTTGAAGGAGGATGGTGTAACACTCACCTCAGGGAGAAGGAGAAAGACTTCCAAAAAGAAGGCTGCCCTTTCTGGTGTGAG GAAGCGTAAGGGTGGTATACAGCTTGAGGGTGAGACAGAGGTGGCAGAAGAGGAGAAGAATACGGAGTTGGAACAGCAGATCAAAGCAGAACAAGAG GCTAAGAAGGTAGAGCAGGAGAAGAAGAAATCCGAAGACCTTTGGGCAAGCTTCATGTCCGATGTTGGCAAGAGGCCCGAGAAAAAAACAGCACCAGCCCCAAGCGGATCACTAGCATCAACATTAACAAAG AAACAATCTACACCTAGCAAATCTGAAACCCCTCCATCCGATCCCACTACATCCACACCAGCTAGTTCTACTGTTACCCAGGCAACGACGAAATCCACCATCACTGTCACCAAGGTCTATGACTTCGCCGGAGAGGCGGTAAA GGTGACAAAGGAGCTTGATGTAAACTCTAAGGAAGGTCAGGCAGAGCTGAAGAAGCAGCAGAGCGCGACCTTGGATACATCCACCGGTGTTTCCTCGACATCCAAGCCAGGAGTTGCTTCCCTTGCATCAACATCTTCACTGCTTTCTGG AGGAGTAAAGCGGCCTGGTGCTGGGGGACTGGGTGGGGTACTGgccaaaataaacaagaaaccAAAAATGGGAACTCTG GAGAAGTCTAAACTGGACTGGGAGGACTTCAAGCAGAAGGAAGGCATTGAGGAAGAGCTAGCCATACACAACAGGGGCAAACAGAG ctATATTGAGAGGATGAAATTCCTACAGAGGTCAGACCAGAGACAATTTGAGATCGAGAAGAGCTTAAGACTTGGATCTACCAGCAAGAGATGA